One genomic region from Drosophila ananassae strain 14024-0371.13 unplaced genomic scaffold, ASM1763931v2 tig00000173, whole genome shotgun sequence encodes:
- the LOC123258330 gene encoding uncharacterized protein LOC123258330 — protein sequence MPKTNSKLTTSDFSTSKIWDTNQNCAPSHRKSTNMDPCELANSELPADVQHPIILPKSHRITKLSLEHEHRIHLHPGVSALFVIARQRYWVFGARNFIRKITHDCLKCFRQRQHTSHQFMSDLPSVRVRQAFPFANTGCDYAGPITLKVHKERNPRKVKGYICLLVCLATSVLHLELATDLTTDTFLAALRRFICRRGKCSQMYSDNGRNFVGAKRALNEMQTLLKSDEHNNVVLKAVAVEGINWNFNCKRESAVRSVEAVVNSRPLFSTSDTEVNYLSPAHFLIGRP from the coding sequence ATGCCCAAGACGAATTCCAAGCTGACTACAAGCGACTTCTCAACCAGCAAGATTTGGGACACAAATCAAAATTGCGCACCCTCTCACCGCAAATCGACAAATATGGACCCCTGCGAGTTAGCTAACTCAGAACTGCCAGCGGATGTGCAGCATCCAATAATTCTGCCCAAATCTCATCGCATAACGAAGCTCAGTCTGGAACATGAGCACCGGATTCACTTACATCCTGGTGTATCGGCGTTATTTGTGATAGCACGCCAACGCTACTGGGTATTTGGCGCACGCAACTTCATTCGAAAGATCACGCATGACTGTCTAAAATGCTTTAGACAACGCCAACACACATCTCACCAATTCATGTCAGATCTGCCGTCTGTCCGGGTTCGACAGGCATTTCCGTTTGCAAACACTGGCTGCGACTACGCCGGGCCAATCACCCTCAAGGTCCACAAGGAACGAAATCCGCGCAAGGTAAAGGGTTACATCTGTCTATTAGTATGCCTAGCCACTTCTGTCTTGCATTTGGAATTGGCTACAGATCTTACAACCGATACATTCTTGGCGGCACTCAGACGATTCATCTGTCGCCGAGGAAAATGCTCGCAAATGTATAGCGACAACGGGCGAAACTTCGTCGGGGCAAAAAGGGCATTAAACGAAATGCAAACTCTTCTGAAGTCAGACGAACACAACAACGTCGTACTGAAGGCCGTGGCAGTCGAAGGAATCAACTGGAATTTCAATTGCAAACGGGAATCAGCTGTGCGCTCTGTAGAAGCTGTGGTCAATTCACGTCCACTATTCTCAACTTCAGACACTGAGGTCAACTATCTGTCGCCAGCACACTTCCTCATTGGTCGTCCTTAA